The following are from one region of the Calypte anna isolate BGI_N300 chromosome 13, bCalAnn1_v1.p, whole genome shotgun sequence genome:
- the B4GALT7 gene encoding beta-1,4-galactosyltransferase 7 — protein sequence MGPARRRAALRLRGGGSPPLLGLLPGRVSVFPLFFLALLLGFGSLLWLQLSCSGEGSAPGGKQSRGGPHQPCPLPAPLLPVEEEPSWGPHRLALLVPFRERFEELLAFVPYMHRFLSKKRIRHHIFILNQVDHFRFNRASLINVGFLESGNDTDYIAMHDVDLLPLNEQLDYSFPEAGPFHVASPELHPLYHYKTYVGGILLLTKQHYEMCNGMSNRFWGWGREDDEFYRRIKGAGLQVRRPSGITTGYDTFQHLHDPAWRKRDQKRIAAQKQEQFKVDREGGLNNVRYRIESRTALSVAGAPCTVLNILLDCDTNETPWCTFG from the exons ATGGGCCCGGCGCGCCGCAGGGCAGCGCTCCGCCTGCGCGGTGGCGG CTCCCCGCCGCTCCTGGGCCTGCTGCCCGGCAGGGTCTCCGTCTTCCCGCTCTTCTTCCTGGCGCTGCTCCTGGGCTTTGGCTCGCTGCTCTggctccagctcagctgctcgGGTGAGGGCTCTGCCCCCGGCGGCAAACAGAGCCGGGGGGgtccccaccagccctgcccGCTCCCGGCCCCTCTGCTGCCGGTGGAGGAGGAGCCGTCATGGGGTCCCCATCGCCTGGCGCTGCTTGTCCCTTTCCGTGAGCGCTtcgaggagctgctggcctTTGTGCCCTACATGCACCGCTTCCTGAGCAAGAAGAGGATCCGCCACCACATCTTCATCCTCAACCAGGTGGATCATTTCAG GTTTAACAGGGCATCCCTGATCAACGTGGGCTTCCTGGAGAGTGGCAATGACACAGACTACATTGCAATGCACGACGTTGATCTCCTGCCCCTCAACGAGCAGCTGGACTACAGCTTCCCAGAGGCAGGGCCCTTCCATGTGGCATCCCCAGAGCTTCACCCACTCTACCACTATAAGACCTATGTGGGTGGTATCCTGCTGCTCACCAAGCAGCACTATGAGATG TGCAATGGCATGTCCAACCGCTTCTGGGGCTGGGGACGGGAGGATGATGAGTTCTATCGACGTATCAAAGGAGCTGGTCTCCAG gTTCGCCGTCCCTCTGGAATCACAACTGGATACGACACTTTCCAGCACCTGCATGACCCAGCCTGGAGGAAGAGAGACCAGAAGCGGATTGCTGCACAGAAGCAG GAACAATTTAAGGTGGATCGGGAGGGAGGTCTGAACAACGTGAGGTACCGAATCGAATCACGGACAGCTCTAAGTGTAGCAGGAGCCCCTTGCACTGTCCTTAATATCTTGCTGGACTGTGACACAAACGAGACCCCTTGGTGCACATTTGGCTGA
- the LMAN2 gene encoding vesicular integral-membrane protein VIP36, whose product MAAGTGGLLAAAALLVAASGPRPAPAELTDGNSEHLKREHSLMKPYQGAGSAAMPLWDFLGSTMVTSQYVRLTPDERSREGSIWNRVPCFLKDWELHVHFKIHGAGKKNLHGDGLALWYTQERLVPGPVFGSKDNFHGLAIFLDTYPNDEATERVFPYISAMVNNGSLTYDHSKDGRWTELAGCTADLRNQNHDTFLAIRYSRGRLTVMTDVEDKNEWKNCIDIVGVQLPTGYYFGASAGTGDLSDNHDIISMKLFQLMVEHPLEDETVDWTKIEPSVSLLKSPKDNVDDPTGNFRSGPLTGWKVFLLLLCALLGIIVCAVVGAVVFQKRQERNKRFY is encoded by the exons ATGGCGGCGGGTACGGGCGGGCTGCTGGCGGCGGCCGCGCTGTTGGTGGCAGCGTCCGGGCCTCGCCCGGCCCCCGCCGAGCTCACGGACGGCAACAGCGAGCATCTGAAGCGGGAGCACTCGCTGATGAAGCCATACCAGG GCGCGGGCTCCGCCGCCATGCCGCTGTGGGACTTTCTGGGCAGCACCATGGTCACCAGCCAGTACGTCCGCCTGACGCCCGATGAGCGCAGCCGGGAGGGCTCCATCTGGAACCGAGTG CCCTGCTTCTTGAAGGACTGGGAGCTCCACGTCCACTTCAAGATCCACGGAGCCGGCAAGAAGAACCTGCACGGGGACGGCTTGGCCCTGTGGTACACTCAGGAGCGGCTGGTGCCAG GTCCTGTCTTTGGCAGCAAGGACAACTTCCATGGACTGGCTATTTTCCTTGATACGTATCCCAATGATGAAGCAACAGAG cGTGTGTTCCCCTACATCTCTGCAATGGTGAACAATGGCTCCCTGACCTATGACCACAGCAAGGACGGGCGCTGGACGGAGCTGGCGGGCTGCACCGCCGACCTTCGGAACCAGAACCACGACACCTTCCTGGCTATTCGGTATTCCCGTGGCCGCCTGACG GTGATGACTGATGTGGAAGACAAGAACGAATGGAAGAACTGCATTGACATTGTGGGGGtgcagctgccaactggataCTACTTTGGTGCTTCTGCTGGCACTGGAGATTTGTCTG ATAATCACGACATTATCTCAATGAAGCTGTTCCAGCTCATGGTGGAGCATCCACTAGAGGATGAGACTGTTGACTGGACCAAGATTGAGCCTAGTGTCAGCCTCCTTAAATCACCCAAAG ACAACGTGGATGACCCAACGGGGAACTTCCGCAGCGGGCCTCTGACGGGCTGGAAggttttcctgctcctgctctgtgctctgctgggcaTCATCGTCTGCGCTGTGGTGGGAGCCGTGGTTTTCCAGAAGCGCCAGGAGCGGAACAAGCGTTTCTACTAG
- the LOC103532874 gene encoding ADP-ribosylation factor-like protein 3: protein MGDEQKDSPSTPHPRGLLSVIQKLKGSPEQELRIVLLGLDNAGKTTLLKRLASEEISTITPTQGFNIKSVHSHGFKLNVWDIGGQRSIRPYWRKYLGSTDLLIYVIDSADQKRFEETGQELAELTEDESLVGVPLLVFANKQDLVTAAPAAEIAEGLSLHTYRDREWQIQACSALSGEGVQDGMNWISSQIMNRKK from the exons ATGGGTGATGAGCAGAAG GattcccccagcaccccacacCCCCGGGGGCTGCTCTCCGTCATCCAGAAGCTGAAGGGTTCCCCGGAGCAGGAGCTCCGCATcgtcctgctggggctggacAACGCGGGGAAGACCACACTGCTGAAACGCCTGGCTTCTGAGGAGATCAGCACCATCACACCCACCCAG GGCTTCAACATAAAGAGTGTCCACTCGCATGGCTTCAAGCTGAACGTCTGGGATATAGGGGGGCAGCGCTCCATCCGCCCATACTGGAGGAAGTACCTGGGCAGCACTGACCTGCTG ATTTATGTGATTGACAGTGCAGACCAGAAGCGCTTTGAGGAGACTGGGCAG gagctggcagagctcaCCGAGGATGAGTCCCTCGTGGGGGTGCCACTGTTGGTGTTTGCCAACAAGCAGGATTTAGTGactgcagcacctgcagctgagATTGCAGAAGGGCTGAGCCTCCACACCTACCGGGACCGGGAATGGCAGATCCAGGCCTGCTCAGCCTTGTCTGGGGAAGGAGTGCAG GATGGGATGAACTGGATTTCCAGCCAGATCATGAACAGGAAGAAGTGA
- the RGS14 gene encoding regulator of G-protein signaling 14 isoform X1, whose protein sequence is MATLPVAAESGSAGERRAGPGQGIRAADRGCCGAAGRAGSALGRAVPGMQGKAKLLLVHNGRMGPAVSDGELNASRARGSNHSVSSLPGPPTTCGSTQGSVVSWAESFETLLQDRVAVTYFTEFLKKEFSAENVYFWQACEHFQQIPASDTQQLAQEARRIYDEFLSSHSVNPVNIDKQAWIGEDMLATPSPDMFRIQQLQIFNLMKFDSYTRFVKSPLYQACLRAESQGQPLPDLSPHSRSSSPPPDLSKKSKLKLGKSLPLGVEMAGSGANRSPRRSFRKGERWEPSWAEGREGGGSAMTWRESQGSLNSSASLDLGFLSSTSTATSPWTEGHRKSLGGSEAELSAKPMKYCCVYLPDGTASLASVRPGHSIRDMLAGICEKRGFSLPDIKVYLVGNEQKALVLDQECSVLADQEVKLENRISFELEISSLSKTIRITAKSTKRIREALQPVLEKYGMSMELALLRRQGEPAALDLEKLVSTVAAQKLILETPAGMRVMESAEAAAAPSLFWTQEGSPTGAESDMLCEMPSSFSRPRSSAATNLNRRTYDLEGLVELLNRAQSCRANDQRGLLSKEDLVLPDFLQLPGQDNSACEGSDKPCTPHPGPEGNDHSQPLEPVPSQPPFNHELR, encoded by the exons ATGGCGACACTTCCTGTGGCAGCCGAAAGCGGTAGTGCCGGGGagcgccgggccgggccgggccaggGGATCCGCGCTGCCGACCGGGGATGCTGCGGGGCCGCGGGCCGCGCCGGTAGCGCGCTGGGCCGGGCGGTGCCAGGCATGCAGGGCAAGGCTAAGCTGCTGCTGGTCCACAACGGCCGCATG GGCCCAGCTGTGTCGGATGGAG agtTAAACGCCTCCAGGGCCCGTGGCAGCAACCACAGTGTGAGCAGCCTGCCAGGACCACCAACCACCTGTGGGTCCACACAGGGGTCTGTGGTCAGCTGGGCCGAATCCTTTGAGACACTGCTGCAGGACCGTGTGGCTGTCACCTACTTCACT GAGTTCCTCAAGAAGGAGTTCAGTGCTGAAAATGTTTACTTCTGGCAGGCATGTGAGCACTTCCAGCAGATCCCAGCCAGTGACACGCAGCAG CTGGCCCAGGAGGCACGACGGATCTATGATGAGTTCCTCTCCAGCCACTCAGTCAATCCCGTGAACATCGACAAGCAGGCCTGGATTGGGGAGGACATGCTGGCCACTCCATCCCCAGACATGTTTCgcatccagcagctccag ATCTTTAATCTGATGAAGTTTGACAGCTACACACGCTTTGTGAAATCCCCTCTCTACCAGGCCTGCCTACGGGCAGAGAGTCAGGGGCAGCCCCTGCCCGACCTGAGTCCGCACTCCCGCAGCAGCAGTCCTCCACCTGACCTCAGCAAG AAGTCAAAGCTGAAGCTGGGCAAGTCCCTGCCACTAGGTGTGGAGATGGCAGGCAGTGGTGCCAACCGCAGCCCCCGCCGGTCCTTCAGGAAGGGAGAGCGGTGGGAGCCCTCCTGGGCAG AGGGGCGAGAAGGCGGTGGGAGTGCCATGACGTGGCGGGAATCCCAGGGCTCTCTCAACTCCTCGGCCAGCCTAGACCTGGGCTTCCTGTCCTCAACCAGCACAGCCACCAGTCCCTGGACAGAG GGCCATCGGAAGAGTCTGGGGGGCAGCGAGGCAGAGCTGTCAGCCAAGCCCATGAAGTACTGCTGCGTGTACCTGCCTGATGGCACGGCCTCGCTGGCCTCTGTCCGGCCTGGCCACTCCATCCGTGACATGCTGGCAGGGATATGTGAGAAGCGTGGCTTCAGCCTCCCTGACATCAAAGTCTACCTGGTGGGGAATGAACAG AAAGCACTGGTGCTGGACCAGGAGTGCTCCGTGTTGGCAGACCAGGAGGTGAAGCTGGAGAACAGGATAAGTTTTGA GCTGGAAATCTCCTCCCTCAGTAAGACCATCCGCATCACAGCCAAGTCAACCAAGCGCATTCGAGAAGCACTGCAGCCCGTGCTGGAGAAGTATGGCATGAGCATGGAGCTGGCATTGCTGCGAAGG CAAGGTGAGCCAGCTGCCCTGGACCTGGAAAAGCTGGTCAGCACAGTGGCTGCTCAGAAGCTTATCCTGGAAACGCCAGCAG GAATGCGAGTGATGGAGagtgctgaggctgcagctgcaccCTCTCTGTTCTGGACCCAG GAGGGAAGCCCAACAGGAGCAGAGTCTGACATGCTGTGTGAGAtgccctcctccttctcccgGCCTCGCTCTTCAGCTGCCACCAACCTGAACCGCCGCACATACGACCTGGAAG GGCTGGTGGAGCTGCTGAACCGTGCCCAGAGCTGCCGGGCCAACGACCAGCGTGGGCTGCTCTCCAAGGAGGACCTGGTCCTGCCTGacttcctccagctccctgggcaggacAACAGTGCCTGCGAGGGGTCGGATAAACCCTGCACTCCTCACCCAGGCCCCGAGGGAAATGACCACTCTCAGCCCCTAGAGCCTGTGCCATCTCAGCCTCCATTCAACCACGAGCTCCGATGA
- the RGS14 gene encoding regulator of G-protein signaling 14 isoform X2: MQGKAKLLLVHNGRMGPAVSDGELNASRARGSNHSVSSLPGPPTTCGSTQGSVVSWAESFETLLQDRVAVTYFTEFLKKEFSAENVYFWQACEHFQQIPASDTQQLAQEARRIYDEFLSSHSVNPVNIDKQAWIGEDMLATPSPDMFRIQQLQIFNLMKFDSYTRFVKSPLYQACLRAESQGQPLPDLSPHSRSSSPPPDLSKKSKLKLGKSLPLGVEMAGSGANRSPRRSFRKGERWEPSWAEGREGGGSAMTWRESQGSLNSSASLDLGFLSSTSTATSPWTESLGGSEAELSAKPMKYCCVYLPDGTASLASVRPGHSIRDMLAGICEKRGFSLPDIKVYLVGNEQKALVLDQECSVLADQEVKLENRISFELEISSLSKTIRITAKSTKRIREALQPVLEKYGMSMELALLRRQGEPAALDLEKLVSTVAAQKLILETPAGMRVMESAEAAAAPSLFWTQEGSPTGAESDMLCEMPSSFSRPRSSAATNLNRRTYDLEGLVELLNRAQSCRANDQRGLLSKEDLVLPDFLQLPGQDNSACEGSDKPCTPHPGPEGNDHSQPLEPVPSQPPFNHELR; the protein is encoded by the exons ATGCAGGGCAAGGCTAAGCTGCTGCTGGTCCACAACGGCCGCATG GGCCCAGCTGTGTCGGATGGAG agtTAAACGCCTCCAGGGCCCGTGGCAGCAACCACAGTGTGAGCAGCCTGCCAGGACCACCAACCACCTGTGGGTCCACACAGGGGTCTGTGGTCAGCTGGGCCGAATCCTTTGAGACACTGCTGCAGGACCGTGTGGCTGTCACCTACTTCACT GAGTTCCTCAAGAAGGAGTTCAGTGCTGAAAATGTTTACTTCTGGCAGGCATGTGAGCACTTCCAGCAGATCCCAGCCAGTGACACGCAGCAG CTGGCCCAGGAGGCACGACGGATCTATGATGAGTTCCTCTCCAGCCACTCAGTCAATCCCGTGAACATCGACAAGCAGGCCTGGATTGGGGAGGACATGCTGGCCACTCCATCCCCAGACATGTTTCgcatccagcagctccag ATCTTTAATCTGATGAAGTTTGACAGCTACACACGCTTTGTGAAATCCCCTCTCTACCAGGCCTGCCTACGGGCAGAGAGTCAGGGGCAGCCCCTGCCCGACCTGAGTCCGCACTCCCGCAGCAGCAGTCCTCCACCTGACCTCAGCAAG AAGTCAAAGCTGAAGCTGGGCAAGTCCCTGCCACTAGGTGTGGAGATGGCAGGCAGTGGTGCCAACCGCAGCCCCCGCCGGTCCTTCAGGAAGGGAGAGCGGTGGGAGCCCTCCTGGGCAG AGGGGCGAGAAGGCGGTGGGAGTGCCATGACGTGGCGGGAATCCCAGGGCTCTCTCAACTCCTCGGCCAGCCTAGACCTGGGCTTCCTGTCCTCAACCAGCACAGCCACCAGTCCCTGGACAGAG AGTCTGGGGGGCAGCGAGGCAGAGCTGTCAGCCAAGCCCATGAAGTACTGCTGCGTGTACCTGCCTGATGGCACGGCCTCGCTGGCCTCTGTCCGGCCTGGCCACTCCATCCGTGACATGCTGGCAGGGATATGTGAGAAGCGTGGCTTCAGCCTCCCTGACATCAAAGTCTACCTGGTGGGGAATGAACAG AAAGCACTGGTGCTGGACCAGGAGTGCTCCGTGTTGGCAGACCAGGAGGTGAAGCTGGAGAACAGGATAAGTTTTGA GCTGGAAATCTCCTCCCTCAGTAAGACCATCCGCATCACAGCCAAGTCAACCAAGCGCATTCGAGAAGCACTGCAGCCCGTGCTGGAGAAGTATGGCATGAGCATGGAGCTGGCATTGCTGCGAAGG CAAGGTGAGCCAGCTGCCCTGGACCTGGAAAAGCTGGTCAGCACAGTGGCTGCTCAGAAGCTTATCCTGGAAACGCCAGCAG GAATGCGAGTGATGGAGagtgctgaggctgcagctgcaccCTCTCTGTTCTGGACCCAG GAGGGAAGCCCAACAGGAGCAGAGTCTGACATGCTGTGTGAGAtgccctcctccttctcccgGCCTCGCTCTTCAGCTGCCACCAACCTGAACCGCCGCACATACGACCTGGAAG GGCTGGTGGAGCTGCTGAACCGTGCCCAGAGCTGCCGGGCCAACGACCAGCGTGGGCTGCTCTCCAAGGAGGACCTGGTCCTGCCTGacttcctccagctccctgggcaggacAACAGTGCCTGCGAGGGGTCGGATAAACCCTGCACTCCTCACCCAGGCCCCGAGGGAAATGACCACTCTCAGCCCCTAGAGCCTGTGCCATCTCAGCCTCCATTCAACCACGAGCTCCGATGA
- the RGS14 gene encoding regulator of G-protein signaling 14 isoform X3 — protein sequence MQGKAKLLLVHNGRMGPAVSDGELNASRARGSNHSVSSLPGPPTTCGSTQGSVVSWAESFETLLQDRVAVTYFTEFLKKEFSAENVYFWQACEHFQQIPASDTQQLAQEARRIYDEFLSSHSVNPVNIDKQAWIGEDMLATPSPDMFRIQQLQIFNLMKFDSYTRFVKSPLYQACLRAESQGQPLPDLSPHSRSSSPPPDLSKKSKLKLGKSLPLGVEMAGSGANRSPRRSFRKGERWEPSWAEGREGGGSAMTWRESQGSLNSSASLDLGFLSSTSTATSPWTEVKLENRISFELEISSLSKTIRITAKSTKRIREALQPVLEKYGMSMELALLRRQGEPAALDLEKLVSTVAAQKLILETPAGMRVMESAEAAAAPSLFWTQEGSPTGAESDMLCEMPSSFSRPRSSAATNLNRRTYDLEGLVELLNRAQSCRANDQRGLLSKEDLVLPDFLQLPGQDNSACEGSDKPCTPHPGPEGNDHSQPLEPVPSQPPFNHELR from the exons ATGCAGGGCAAGGCTAAGCTGCTGCTGGTCCACAACGGCCGCATG GGCCCAGCTGTGTCGGATGGAG agtTAAACGCCTCCAGGGCCCGTGGCAGCAACCACAGTGTGAGCAGCCTGCCAGGACCACCAACCACCTGTGGGTCCACACAGGGGTCTGTGGTCAGCTGGGCCGAATCCTTTGAGACACTGCTGCAGGACCGTGTGGCTGTCACCTACTTCACT GAGTTCCTCAAGAAGGAGTTCAGTGCTGAAAATGTTTACTTCTGGCAGGCATGTGAGCACTTCCAGCAGATCCCAGCCAGTGACACGCAGCAG CTGGCCCAGGAGGCACGACGGATCTATGATGAGTTCCTCTCCAGCCACTCAGTCAATCCCGTGAACATCGACAAGCAGGCCTGGATTGGGGAGGACATGCTGGCCACTCCATCCCCAGACATGTTTCgcatccagcagctccag ATCTTTAATCTGATGAAGTTTGACAGCTACACACGCTTTGTGAAATCCCCTCTCTACCAGGCCTGCCTACGGGCAGAGAGTCAGGGGCAGCCCCTGCCCGACCTGAGTCCGCACTCCCGCAGCAGCAGTCCTCCACCTGACCTCAGCAAG AAGTCAAAGCTGAAGCTGGGCAAGTCCCTGCCACTAGGTGTGGAGATGGCAGGCAGTGGTGCCAACCGCAGCCCCCGCCGGTCCTTCAGGAAGGGAGAGCGGTGGGAGCCCTCCTGGGCAG AGGGGCGAGAAGGCGGTGGGAGTGCCATGACGTGGCGGGAATCCCAGGGCTCTCTCAACTCCTCGGCCAGCCTAGACCTGGGCTTCCTGTCCTCAACCAGCACAGCCACCAGTCCCTGGACAGAG GTGAAGCTGGAGAACAGGATAAGTTTTGA GCTGGAAATCTCCTCCCTCAGTAAGACCATCCGCATCACAGCCAAGTCAACCAAGCGCATTCGAGAAGCACTGCAGCCCGTGCTGGAGAAGTATGGCATGAGCATGGAGCTGGCATTGCTGCGAAGG CAAGGTGAGCCAGCTGCCCTGGACCTGGAAAAGCTGGTCAGCACAGTGGCTGCTCAGAAGCTTATCCTGGAAACGCCAGCAG GAATGCGAGTGATGGAGagtgctgaggctgcagctgcaccCTCTCTGTTCTGGACCCAG GAGGGAAGCCCAACAGGAGCAGAGTCTGACATGCTGTGTGAGAtgccctcctccttctcccgGCCTCGCTCTTCAGCTGCCACCAACCTGAACCGCCGCACATACGACCTGGAAG GGCTGGTGGAGCTGCTGAACCGTGCCCAGAGCTGCCGGGCCAACGACCAGCGTGGGCTGCTCTCCAAGGAGGACCTGGTCCTGCCTGacttcctccagctccctgggcaggacAACAGTGCCTGCGAGGGGTCGGATAAACCCTGCACTCCTCACCCAGGCCCCGAGGGAAATGACCACTCTCAGCCCCTAGAGCCTGTGCCATCTCAGCCTCCATTCAACCACGAGCTCCGATGA